The genomic region GCTCCAAGGCGACAAGATCGGTATAGACCAACACCCGGTGCGGCACGCTATCGAGACCCAGACCGCGATCGCCGGTGCGATCCATCGGCATTGGCGAAATCATATCGACGCCTGGGGTGAGATCCACTTCGGGTGCCACCGATCCGTCTCGCATCGAATGGTCCATCGACCCGTGATCCATCGCGGTATCGGTGTTGGACATACCGCCATGCCCCATTGCCGTGTGATCCATTGCGGTATCGCCCTCATGCGCCATTCCAGCCATGCCCATGTCACGCATGGTGAGCGTTGGGCGCTCGCGCAACGGCGGGATGTCGGCCTGCATATCTGCACGCGGCGCCAGCGTAGCCCGCCCCAGTCCTGACCGGTCAATACTCTCGCTGACGATCGTGTAAGCGCGATCTGCGTTCGGCGTGACGATCACGTCATAGGTCTCGGCAACCCCGATCTGGAACTCGTCGACGGTAACCGGCCGGACATTCTCGCCATCCGCATTGACAACCGTCATCGGCAGGCCCGGGATCCGGATGTTCACGATCGACATGGCCGATGCATTGATGATGCGCAGCCGCACCCGTTCGCCAGGTTCAAACAGCCCGGTCCAATTCTCGTCCGGCCCATGGCCGTTGATGAGATAGGTGTAGGTGGCACCGGTAACATCGGCGATGTCCGACGGCATCATCCGCATGCCGCCCCACATCGCGCGCTGACCGGCTGTCATCGCGCGGCCATCGAACAGCGCATTTTGCTGCCGATTGAAAAAATCAGGTGATTGCTTGAGCCGGTGCATGATCTGGTGCGGATGCATGAAGCTCCAGTCCGACAGGACAATCACATGCTCGCGGTCATATTCTACCGGATCATGCGCGGGATCGATCACGATCGGACCATAATGGCCCATCGCCTCCTGCAGGCCGGAATGGCTGTGATACCAATAGGTACCCGCCTGGCGGATCGGAAATTCATAAGTGAATGTCTGATGGGGCCGAATGCCGGGAAAGGAGATGCCCGGAACGCCATCCATCTGGAATGGGAGCAGGATGCCGTGCCAATGGATCGAACTGTCGACATCGAGATGATTGGTAACGGCAATGCGAACATTCTGCCCTTCGCGCAGCCGGATCAACGGTGCCGGTAGCGTGCCATTCACGGTGACGGCATGGCCGGTTCGCCCGCCAACGGTGAATGGCGTCTCGCCAATAGAAAGGGTGATCTCTTCTCCGGTCAATACGCCGGGTGCAGAGGCGGCCATCGGCCTGTGATGCGCATGATTTTGGGCCTGGGCCCATCCGGGACGAAGGGCATTGATTGCCAGTGCGCCGCCAAGGCCCAATGCGCCGCCCACAATCCGGCGTCTGCTGATTGTCATGATCTGTTTCCTGCTAGCGCCCGACTTTACCGAACAAGTCCACCAGCTCGGTGAACTTTTCGCGCTGCGATGCCTTGTCACCGCTCTCAACTGCTTCTTCGATGCAATGACCGGCATGGATCGCGAGTATCTTGGACTTGGCCGCGCGCAACGCCGCTTCGGTCGCAGTCATTTGCTGCAAGATATCGATGCAATATCGATCCTCCTCCATCATTTTCGCGATCCCGCGCGCCTGGCCCTCAATACGTTTCATCCGGGCAATTTCCTTATCGAACTTGCTCGCCATCTACTCACCTCACTTGTCGAATTGTCACGCTCCCTATACATAGGGGGGGTATAGTAAGCCAGAGGTAATTATGGACGATTGCGCGCACCATCCGGACACTCACGACTCAAACAAATGGGTGACGTCCGCCCAAGCGACGCTGCACTGCCTATCGGGCTGTATCATAGGGGAAGTCGCCGGATTGGCTATCGGTGTTTCGCTGGGCCTCGCGGTCTGGGCAACGATCGGCCTGGCGACGCTGTTGGCCTATATCTCCGGCTTCACGCTCGGTGTTTTGCCGGTCATGCGGCGCGAGAATATGGGTTTTTGGCCGGCATTGAAGCTGATCTGGATCGGCGAAGCTGTCTCAATCGGCGTTATGGAAATCGCCATGAACGGCGCGGACTATTGGATGGGCGGCATGCAAGCCGGCAGTATCTTCACCTGGCAGTTCGCGATCGCCCTTGCCGTTGCGGTACCCGCTGGTTTCCTTGCGGCATGGCCCGTGAATGCCTGGCTGTTGTCCCGCAATCTCAAGGCCTGTCATTGATGGAGACATAGCCGCGGCTACCGCGTCGCCCAAAAAAACAGCGCCCCCGCCAGGGGGACTGGCGAGGGCGCAGGGCATCCGGGGAGGATGAGAGGCTGGGTAGTGATGCGCGACCCGGGAGAGGGGGCTCGCGGAAGCGCGCTATCGGTTAGGCAGCGAGGATCGTCAGCGGTGAGCTCACCAGGGCCAGCGAGAAGCTGGAAACCGTAGCGAGAACAGAAGCGATGAAAGCTGCTGGGTAAATCTTGGTCATGGCGTATCTCCAATTAGTCTTTTTCGATGCAGGCGGTGGACCAATCCATCGTCTTGACCCTTAGATACGCGCTCTCCCCCCTACCCGCTAACACTAGTCTTGCGCTTATGCTATGCACGAATGCATAGCCTAAAGAATCGTGGAGAATCAGCGATGTTGGACTGGAACGACCTGCGATATTTCCTGTCGGTGGCCCGGACAGGCAGTACGCTTGCCGCGTCGAAACAGATGAAAGTCAGCCAATCTACCGTTTCGCGCCGGATTACGGCGTTCGAAGAAGATATCGGCGTCAAGCTCTTCGTACGCAAGCCGTCCGGCTATGACCTTACGCCGCGCGGAGAATCGGTGCTCCCCGCGGCTGAAAGCGTCGAAGCGGCTATTCTCTCCTTTTCCGACGGAATCGAAGCGGAATCGCGGCGGCTCGCCGGAACGGTCCGACTGACGACGGTGGAATCGGCCGCCAATGCCTGGGTGATCCCGGCCGTCGGCCTTTTACGAGAACGCTATCCGGAGATCAGTGTAGAGATCATGACGTCGGATCAATATCTCGATCTGGCGCGGGGCGAGGCCGATATCGCTATCCGCTTCGGGCCCAAACCAACCCAGGAGACACTGATCGTGCGCCACCTGATCGACATGTTGGAAAGCTTCTACGCAAGCGAACAGCTGGTGGCGCAAATCGGCATGCCAGAAGATATCCCGGACATGGCCCGCTATCCGCTGGTATCTTCCCTGGATGGCGAAAGCAGCACATCCAGATGGGTTGCCGAGCGGGTTCCCGGAGCCACGATCGCCCAGCGG from Parasphingopyxis sp. CP4 harbors:
- a CDS encoding copper resistance system multicopper oxidase gives rise to the protein MTISRRRIVGGALGLGGALAINALRPGWAQAQNHAHHRPMAASAPGVLTGEEITLSIGETPFTVGGRTGHAVTVNGTLPAPLIRLREGQNVRIAVTNHLDVDSSIHWHGILLPFQMDGVPGISFPGIRPHQTFTYEFPIRQAGTYWYHSHSGLQEAMGHYGPIVIDPAHDPVEYDREHVIVLSDWSFMHPHQIMHRLKQSPDFFNRQQNALFDGRAMTAGQRAMWGGMRMMPSDIADVTGATYTYLINGHGPDENWTGLFEPGERVRLRIINASAMSIVNIRIPGLPMTVVNADGENVRPVTVDEFQIGVAETYDVIVTPNADRAYTIVSESIDRSGLGRATLAPRADMQADIPPLRERPTLTMRDMGMAGMAHEGDTAMDHTAMGHGGMSNTDTAMDHGSMDHSMRDGSVAPEVDLTPGVDMISPMPMDRTGDRGLGLDSVPHRVLVYTDLVALERNPDPRPPSRELEIHLTGNMERYMWSFDGRRFSEQVEPIRFARDERVRVKLVNNTMMTHPIHLHGFFFELINGHHGRHPRKHTVNVLPGGFVHFDLTADAPGDWAFHCHLMMHMHAGMFNVVTVRPMGDPV
- a CDS encoding metal-sensitive transcriptional regulator, producing MASKFDKEIARMKRIEGQARGIAKMMEEDRYCIDILQQMTATEAALRAAKSKILAIHAGHCIEEAVESGDKASQREKFTELVDLFGKVGR
- a CDS encoding DUF4396 domain-containing protein; protein product: MDDCAHHPDTHDSNKWVTSAQATLHCLSGCIIGEVAGLAIGVSLGLAVWATIGLATLLAYISGFTLGVLPVMRRENMGFWPALKLIWIGEAVSIGVMEIAMNGADYWMGGMQAGSIFTWQFAIALAVAVPAGFLAAWPVNAWLLSRNLKACH
- a CDS encoding LysR family transcriptional regulator, with translation MLDWNDLRYFLSVARTGSTLAASKQMKVSQSTVSRRITAFEEDIGVKLFVRKPSGYDLTPRGESVLPAAESVEAAILSFSDGIEAESRRLAGTVRLTTVESAANAWVIPAVGLLRERYPEISVEIMTSDQYLDLARGEADIAIRFGPKPTQETLIVRHLIDMLESFYASEQLVAQIGMPEDIPDMARYPLVSSLDGESSTSRWVAERVPGATIAQRASTLSSIIASVQSGLGASILPCLMGDDIKGLVRLMPPIEELTTPGWMVTTDEARRQPHIRAVIDFVVEQIQLSLARRPTHLSVVQAA